The proteins below come from a single Benincasa hispida cultivar B227 chromosome 4, ASM972705v1, whole genome shotgun sequence genomic window:
- the LOC120075607 gene encoding pentatricopeptide repeat-containing protein At5g27460, with amino-acid sequence MILLRANAQAKQSMTRWLRASEVAARTESVMKAPLRSGTERIHFLFQAWKPISSLTSPVDSLSNISAVSPKTLQNSVDDGNSKQEFMKLKLPRSSVSTVLQSGKCEAQRTSITKLRRVVKKLYTSKRFERALEVLMLMETRDNLRMSPAEHALRLELTIKVHGVLKAEEYFNQLPTIASQKASSLPLLHGYVKGRNTEKAEAFMVKLRDLGLVVNHHLYNEMMKLYVATSQNEKVPLVIRDMKQNQIQRNVLSYNLWMNACSEVYGVGSVELVFEEMLTDKNVQVGWSTLSTLAKVYIQEDLVDKAFAALKDAEKKLSPCNRLGYFFLITLYASLKDKKGVSRVWRASKAVSGRPTCANYMCILLCLVKVGDIDEAEKVFKEWELNCRNYDIRVSNVLLGAYVRNGLLEKAESLHMHTLGRGGSPNYKTWEILMEGWARNQQNVDRAISFLRKILLG; translated from the exons ATGATATTGCTTCGCGCCAATGCGCAAGCAAAGCAATCAATGACGCGGTGGCTCCGCGCATCGGAGGTAGCTGCTCGAACAGAATCGGTGATGAAGGCGCCTCTCCGCTCCGGCACCGAACG AATTCACTTCCTTTTCCAAGCATGGAAGCCTATATCGTCACTTACTTCGCCAGTCGACTCTTTGAGCAACATTTCTGCTGTATCTCCCAAAACCCTACAAAACAGTGTCGACGATGGAAACTCCAAGCAGGAATTTATGAAGCTCAAGTTACCTCGGAGTAGTGTGAGCACCGTGCTTCAGAGTGGGAAATGTGAAGCTCAAAGGACCTCAATCACTAAGCTCCGGCGTGTTGTCAAGAAGCTCTACACATCGAAGCGCTTTGAGCGTGCGCTAGAG GTACTAATGTTGATGGAAACTCGAGATAATTTGCGTATGTCCCCGGCTGAACATGCTCTCAGATTGGAATTGACAATCAAAGTGCACGGTGTACTGAAAGCTGAAGAGTACTTCAATCAATTGCCCACCATAGCCTCTCAGAAAGCTTCATCTCTGCCTCTTCTTCATGGTTATGTCAAAGGGAGAAACACTGAAAAAGCGGAAGCTTTCATGGTGAAGCTAAGGGACTTGGGACTGGTTGTGAACCATCATCTTTACAATGAGATGATGAAACTGTATGTGGCCACATCTCAAAATGAGAAAGTTCCTCTTGTTATAAGGGATATGAAGCAAAATCAAATACAGAGAAATGTTCTCTCTTACAACCTTTGGATGAATGCTTGCAGTGAGGTATATGGGGTTGGGTCCGTGGAGTTAGTGTTTGAAGAAATGCTGACTGATAAGAATGTTCAAGTGGGATGGAGCACTCTGTCTACTCTGGCTAAAGTTTATATACAGGAAGACCTTGTTGACAAAGCGTTTGCAGCCTTAAAAGATGCAGAGAAGAAGCTATCCCCATGTAATAGGCTTGGATATTTCTTCTTAATCACATTATACGCCTCTTTGAAGGATAAGAAGGGAGTTTCTCGAGTTTGGAGAGCTAGTAAAGCTGTAAGTGGCAGACCCACTTGTGCTAATTACATGTGTATATTGCTGTGTTTGGTGAAGGTAGGAGACATCGATGAGGCAGAGAAAGTATTTAAGGAATGGGAGTTGAATTGTCGTAACTATGACATTAGAGTTTCCAATGTTCTTTTGGGTGCATATGTGAGAAATGGATTGTTAGAGAAGGCCGAGTCATTGCATATGCACACACTGGGAAGAGGTGGTAGTCCAAATTATAAGACATGGGAGATTCTCATGGAGGGGTGGGCGAGAAACCAACAAAACGTGGACAGAGCTATTAGTTTTTTGAGAAAGATTTTGCTTGGTTGA
- the LOC120075604 gene encoding chaperone protein dnaJ 1, mitochondrial isoform X3 yields the protein MKRLGWLGLCRRQLLSSVGVESSIDPRLPLGKVSSLRQLFSCTRALQAFPSAVGKSTDFATALPASRCFIHATGSCHSIERDYYEILGVQHNASREEIKKAYHALAKKYHPDANKNNPSAKRKFQEIREAYETLQDSEKRSQYDQRRGGEFENVGFGAGGTEGFSYTYRTHFSDSFQKIFSEIFEHETSRFASDIQVDLSLSFTEAAKGCTKHLSFDAFVPCDSCYGRGYPVNATKRSCPTCRGLGRVTIPPFTSTCTTCKGSGQIIKELCVQCRGMGVVEGVKEVTVTIPAGVDSGDTIRVPEAGNSGGRESHPGNLIIKLKVAEDRIFKRDGVDIYVDSNICFTQAILGGKVEVPTLSGRIQINIPKGVQPGHLLILRGKGLPKHGLFVDRGDQYVRFRIKFPTEISERQRAILEEFAEEEIKNGIDDSNKAS from the exons ATGAAACGCCTCGGCTGGCTAGGGCTG TGCCGGCGGCAATTACTTTCATCTGTAGGCGTAGAGTCGTCCATTGATCCACGACTCCCGCTCGGAAAAGTTTCATCGTTACGTCAGCTTTTTTCATGTACCCGAG CGTTGCAAGCATTTCCTTCTGCCGTCGGGAAATCTACTGATTTTGCCACAGCATTACCAGCGAGTAGATGTTTCATACACGCCACAG GCTCATGTCACTCTATCGAACGAGATTACTATGAAATTCTGGGGGTTCAACACAATGCCAGTCGAGAAGAGATTAAAAAGGCATACCATGCG TTGGCGAAAAAGTATCATCCGGATGCAAATAAGAACAATCCTTCTGCCAAGAGGAAATTTCAGGAGATAAGAGAAGCCTATGAG ACTCTGCAGGATTCTGAGAAGAGATCCCAATATGACCAG AGACGTGGTGGAGAATTTGAAAATGTAGGGTTTGGTGCTGGTGGCACAGAGGGGTTTAGCTATACTTATCGAACCCATTTTTCTGACTCATTTCAAAAGATTTTCTCTGAG ATCTTTGAACATGAGACCAGCCGTTTTGCCTCAGATATTCAG GTTGACCTGTCATTATCTTTTACGGAAGCTGCAAAAGGATGCACAAAGCATTTGTCCTTTGATGCTTTTGTTCCCTGTGATTCTTGCT ATGGGCGTGGCTATCCAGTAAATGCAACAAAAAGAAGTTGCCCCACTTGCAGAGGTTTAGGTAGA GTTACTATACCTCCGTTTACATCAACGTGCACCACTTGCAAAGGATCGGGTCAAATCATTAAG GAATTGTGTGTGCAATGCAGGGGAATGGGGGTTGTAGAGGGTGTCAAGGAGGTTACAGTTACTATACCTGCTG GGGTTGATTCTGGAGATACCATTCGTGTGCCCGAAGCTGGTAATAGTGGTGGACGAGAAAGTCATCCTGGCAACTTGATCATTAAATTGAAG GTTGCTGAAGATCGTATCTTTAAGAGGGATGGTGTGGATATTTATGTGGATTCTAATATCTGCTTCACTCAA GCTATTCTTGGGGGCAAGGTTGAGGTTCCAACATTGTCAGGCAGGATACAAATAAAT ATACCAAAAGGCGTTCAGCCAGGACATCTCCTAATACTGAGAGGGAAAG GATTGCCAAAACATGGACTTTTTGTTGATCGTGGAGATCAATATGTGCGATTCCGTATTAAATTTCCCAC TGAAATAAGTGAACGCCAACGTGCCATTTTAGAAGAATTTGCTGAAGAAGAAATAAAGAATGGGATTGACGACTCAAATAAAGCAAGTTG A
- the LOC120075604 gene encoding chaperone protein dnaJ 1, mitochondrial isoform X2, whose product MKRLGWLGLCRRQLLSSVGVESSIDPRLPLGKVSSLRQLFSCTRALQAFPSAVGKSTDFATALPASRCFIHATGSCHSIERDYYEILGVQHNASREEIKKAYHALAKKYHPDANKNNPSAKRKFQEIREAYETLQDSEKRSQYDQRRGGEFENVGFGAGGTEGFSYTYRTHFSDSFQKIFSEIFEHETSRFASDIQVDLSLSFTEAAKGCTKHLSFDAFVPCDSCYGRGYPVNATKRSCPTCRGLGRVTIPPFTSTCTTCKGSGQIIKELCVQCRGMGVVEGVKEVTVTIPAGVDSGDTIRVPEAGNSGGRESHPGNLIIKLKVAEDRIFKRDGVDIYVDSNICFTQAILGGKVEVPTLSGRIQINIPKGVQPGHLLILRGKGLPKHGLFVDRGDQYVRFRIKFPTEISERQRAILEEFAEEEIKNGIDDSNKASWLYQQLSTG is encoded by the exons ATGAAACGCCTCGGCTGGCTAGGGCTG TGCCGGCGGCAATTACTTTCATCTGTAGGCGTAGAGTCGTCCATTGATCCACGACTCCCGCTCGGAAAAGTTTCATCGTTACGTCAGCTTTTTTCATGTACCCGAG CGTTGCAAGCATTTCCTTCTGCCGTCGGGAAATCTACTGATTTTGCCACAGCATTACCAGCGAGTAGATGTTTCATACACGCCACAG GCTCATGTCACTCTATCGAACGAGATTACTATGAAATTCTGGGGGTTCAACACAATGCCAGTCGAGAAGAGATTAAAAAGGCATACCATGCG TTGGCGAAAAAGTATCATCCGGATGCAAATAAGAACAATCCTTCTGCCAAGAGGAAATTTCAGGAGATAAGAGAAGCCTATGAG ACTCTGCAGGATTCTGAGAAGAGATCCCAATATGACCAG AGACGTGGTGGAGAATTTGAAAATGTAGGGTTTGGTGCTGGTGGCACAGAGGGGTTTAGCTATACTTATCGAACCCATTTTTCTGACTCATTTCAAAAGATTTTCTCTGAG ATCTTTGAACATGAGACCAGCCGTTTTGCCTCAGATATTCAG GTTGACCTGTCATTATCTTTTACGGAAGCTGCAAAAGGATGCACAAAGCATTTGTCCTTTGATGCTTTTGTTCCCTGTGATTCTTGCT ATGGGCGTGGCTATCCAGTAAATGCAACAAAAAGAAGTTGCCCCACTTGCAGAGGTTTAGGTAGA GTTACTATACCTCCGTTTACATCAACGTGCACCACTTGCAAAGGATCGGGTCAAATCATTAAG GAATTGTGTGTGCAATGCAGGGGAATGGGGGTTGTAGAGGGTGTCAAGGAGGTTACAGTTACTATACCTGCTG GGGTTGATTCTGGAGATACCATTCGTGTGCCCGAAGCTGGTAATAGTGGTGGACGAGAAAGTCATCCTGGCAACTTGATCATTAAATTGAAG GTTGCTGAAGATCGTATCTTTAAGAGGGATGGTGTGGATATTTATGTGGATTCTAATATCTGCTTCACTCAA GCTATTCTTGGGGGCAAGGTTGAGGTTCCAACATTGTCAGGCAGGATACAAATAAAT ATACCAAAAGGCGTTCAGCCAGGACATCTCCTAATACTGAGAGGGAAAG GATTGCCAAAACATGGACTTTTTGTTGATCGTGGAGATCAATATGTGCGATTCCGTATTAAATTTCCCAC TGAAATAAGTGAACGCCAACGTGCCATTTTAGAAGAATTTGCTGAAGAAGAAATAAAGAATGGGATTGACGACTCAAATAAAGCAAGTTG GCTTTATCAGCAGCTCTCTACTGGTTGA
- the LOC120075606 gene encoding LOW QUALITY PROTEIN: phosphoribosylaminoimidazole-succinocarboxamide synthase, chloroplastic (The sequence of the model RefSeq protein was modified relative to this genomic sequence to represent the inferred CDS: inserted 1 base in 1 codon), with product MATQRFNTRSVGPSSGPSASPEGRIPTEDELRSPALRNHINSPTFEPKRXADHLERKMTPPMTGVNTAKTPAIKIPFSISSFTSASLSKGKTRLRMLSAASSSSPAKASLTHRQDSPRNVSLDALIKGDRREEVVGAIDKSLSNCLSETNLHLTVPGIKSKTRGKVRDIYDYGDYLILVTTDRQSAFDRVLASIPFKCQVLNETSLWWFDRTQHITSNAVVSVPDKNVTIAKKCSVFPVEFVVRGFVTGSTDTSLWTVYKNGVRNYCGNVLPDGLVKNQKLSSNILTPTTKAASHDVPVTPDEIIDRGLMSQVDYDEASRKALSLFDYGQKVALEHGMILVDTKYEFGKGEDGSILLIDEVHTPDSSRYWIAQSYEERFQNGLEPENVDKEFLRLWFKDNCNPYEDEVLPDAPEELVRELSWRYIFLYETITKSKFEVPLSEEPVHDRISRNVKTALAALK from the exons ATGGCCACACAACGGTTCAATACTCGATCCGTTGGGCCATCTTCCGGTCCATCGGCAAGCCCAGAAGGTCGGATCCCCACGGAAGACGAGCTTCGTTCTCCAGCTCTACGCAATCATATAAATTCGCCGACTTTCGAACCAAAAC CGGCCGATCACCTCGAGAGGAAAATGACTCCCCCTATGACCGGTGTCAACACTGCGAAAACCCCCGCCATCAAGATCCCTTTTTCCATTTCGTCTTTCACTTCAGCCTCTCTCAGCAAAGGGAAAACGAGGCTGAGGATGCTCTCTGCCGCCTCTTCTTCGTCTCCGGCGAAGGCGAGCCTGACCCACCGTCAAGACTCGCCGCGTAACGTATCCTTGGATGCTTTAATCAAAGGGGATCGCAGAGAGGAGGTTGTCGGCGCCATTGACAAATCTTTGTCCAACTGCCTATCTGAGACGAATCTCCACTTGACCGTTCCTGGGATTAAGTCCAAAACCAGGGGCAAG GTGAGAGATATATATGACTATGGGGATTATCTTATTTTGGTTACAACTGATCGACAGAGTGCGTTCGATAGAGTTCTTGCTTCCATACCCTTTAAGTGTCAG GTTCTAAATGAGACCAGCTTATGGTGGTTTGACAGAACACAGCACATCACTTCAAATGCAGTTGTGTCAGTCCCCGATAAAAATGTCACGATTGCAAAAAAGTGTTCAGTTTTTCCCGTTGAATTTGTTG TTAGAGGATTTGTCACTGGAAGCACTGATACATCATTATGGACGGTGTACAAGAACGGGGTGCGAAACTACTGTGGAAATGTTCTTCCAGATG GCTTGGTTAAAAATCAAAAGCTCTCTTCCAATATACTTACTCCAACAACCAAGGCTGCTTCTCATGACGTTCCTGTGACACCAGATGAG ATCATTGACAGGGGGCTGATGAGTCAAGTTGATTATGATGAAGCAAGTAGGAAGGCTTTAAGCTTGTTCGATTATGGGCAg AAAGTGGCTTTGGAGCATGGTATGATACTGGTTGACACAAAGTATGAGTTTGGAAAGGGAGAGGATGGATCCATTCTTTTAATTGATGAG GTGCATACACCTGATTCGAGCAGATACTGGATTGCACAGTCCTATGAGGAACGCTTTCAAAATGGCCTTGAACCTGAAAATGTTGACAAG GAATTCTTGAGGCTGTGGTTCAAAGATAATTGCAACCCATATGAAGATGAG GTTCTCCCTGATGCTCCTGAAGAGCTTGTCCGTGAACTGTCATGGCG ATATATCTTCTTGTACGAGACGATAACCAAATCCAAATTTGAGGTGCCATTGTCAGAG GAACCGGTGCATGATCGGATATCACGAAACGTTAAAACGGCACTGGCAGCACTAAAATGA
- the LOC120075604 gene encoding chaperone protein dnaJ 1, mitochondrial isoform X1, with protein MKRLGWLGLCRRQLLSSVGVESSIDPRLPLGKVSSLRQLFSCTRALQAFPSAVGKSTDFATALPASRCFIHATGSCHSIERDYYEILGVQHNASREEIKKAYHALAKKYHPDANKNNPSAKRKFQEIREAYETLQDSEKRSQYDQRRGGEFENVGFGAGGTEGFSYTYRTHFSDSFQKIFSEIFEHETSRFASDIQVDLSLSFTEAAKGCTKHLSFDAFVPCDSCYGRGYPVNATKRSCPTCRGLGRVTIPPFTSTCTTCKGSGQIIKELCVQCRGMGVVEGVKEVTVTIPAGVDSGDTIRVPEAGNSGGRESHPGNLIIKLKVAEDRIFKRDGVDIYVDSNICFTQAILGGKVEVPTLSGRIQINIPKGVQPGHLLILRGKGLPKHGLFVDRGDQYVRFRIKFPTEISERQRAILEEFAEEEIKNGIDDSNKASWSVFSLCTLHGRCFLFLNFPLQLLS; from the exons ATGAAACGCCTCGGCTGGCTAGGGCTG TGCCGGCGGCAATTACTTTCATCTGTAGGCGTAGAGTCGTCCATTGATCCACGACTCCCGCTCGGAAAAGTTTCATCGTTACGTCAGCTTTTTTCATGTACCCGAG CGTTGCAAGCATTTCCTTCTGCCGTCGGGAAATCTACTGATTTTGCCACAGCATTACCAGCGAGTAGATGTTTCATACACGCCACAG GCTCATGTCACTCTATCGAACGAGATTACTATGAAATTCTGGGGGTTCAACACAATGCCAGTCGAGAAGAGATTAAAAAGGCATACCATGCG TTGGCGAAAAAGTATCATCCGGATGCAAATAAGAACAATCCTTCTGCCAAGAGGAAATTTCAGGAGATAAGAGAAGCCTATGAG ACTCTGCAGGATTCTGAGAAGAGATCCCAATATGACCAG AGACGTGGTGGAGAATTTGAAAATGTAGGGTTTGGTGCTGGTGGCACAGAGGGGTTTAGCTATACTTATCGAACCCATTTTTCTGACTCATTTCAAAAGATTTTCTCTGAG ATCTTTGAACATGAGACCAGCCGTTTTGCCTCAGATATTCAG GTTGACCTGTCATTATCTTTTACGGAAGCTGCAAAAGGATGCACAAAGCATTTGTCCTTTGATGCTTTTGTTCCCTGTGATTCTTGCT ATGGGCGTGGCTATCCAGTAAATGCAACAAAAAGAAGTTGCCCCACTTGCAGAGGTTTAGGTAGA GTTACTATACCTCCGTTTACATCAACGTGCACCACTTGCAAAGGATCGGGTCAAATCATTAAG GAATTGTGTGTGCAATGCAGGGGAATGGGGGTTGTAGAGGGTGTCAAGGAGGTTACAGTTACTATACCTGCTG GGGTTGATTCTGGAGATACCATTCGTGTGCCCGAAGCTGGTAATAGTGGTGGACGAGAAAGTCATCCTGGCAACTTGATCATTAAATTGAAG GTTGCTGAAGATCGTATCTTTAAGAGGGATGGTGTGGATATTTATGTGGATTCTAATATCTGCTTCACTCAA GCTATTCTTGGGGGCAAGGTTGAGGTTCCAACATTGTCAGGCAGGATACAAATAAAT ATACCAAAAGGCGTTCAGCCAGGACATCTCCTAATACTGAGAGGGAAAG GATTGCCAAAACATGGACTTTTTGTTGATCGTGGAGATCAATATGTGCGATTCCGTATTAAATTTCCCAC TGAAATAAGTGAACGCCAACGTGCCATTTTAGAAGAATTTGCTGAAGAAGAAATAAAGAATGGGATTGACGACTCAAATAAAGCAAGTTGGTCAGTTTTCTCCTTATGTACCCTGCATGGCcgatgttttctttttttgaatttCCCCCTCCAGCTGTTAAGCTAG